From a single Halorussus halophilus genomic region:
- the ccmA gene encoding heme ABC exporter ATP-binding protein CcmA: protein MTAKTSPVAEQEPLAIRTVDLTKEYGQFVSVDSLSVEIERGETVGLFGPNGAGKTTFLRMLAGLTRPTRGTVSIHGTEFELDNQRLRERIGVVTHDSMLYDELTARENLHFHANLHGLSSVTRQTEEVLETVGLTSRASRRPPEFSHGLRKRLALGRALLHDPDLLLLDEPYTGLDQRAGADFSAALNDLTEKTIVLTTHGLERGLSHCSRALVLDSGRLEADFSTTSLSSEEFEERYRETIGLPSEETTVEHE from the coding sequence ATGACGGCGAAGACGTCTCCAGTTGCGGAGCAAGAACCGCTAGCGATTCGGACAGTGGACCTGACGAAGGAGTACGGGCAGTTCGTTTCGGTCGATAGCCTCTCGGTCGAAATCGAACGAGGGGAAACCGTCGGTCTCTTCGGACCGAATGGTGCGGGGAAAACGACGTTTCTCCGGATGCTAGCTGGTCTTACACGACCGACGAGAGGGACCGTCTCGATCCACGGCACCGAATTCGAACTCGACAATCAGCGACTCCGCGAACGAATCGGCGTCGTCACACACGATTCGATGCTCTACGACGAACTAACGGCGCGCGAGAACCTCCACTTTCACGCCAACTTACACGGACTCAGTTCAGTCACTCGACAGACCGAAGAAGTTCTCGAAACGGTCGGCCTCACCAGTCGCGCAAGTCGTCGCCCACCCGAATTCTCTCACGGACTCCGGAAACGACTCGCACTCGGGAGAGCCCTCCTCCACGACCCAGACCTGCTGTTGCTCGACGAACCGTACACTGGACTCGACCAGCGCGCCGGTGCTGACTTCTCGGCCGCGCTGAACGACCTGACGGAGAAGACCATCGTCCTGACCACACACGGGTTAGAACGCGGCCTGAGCCACTGTTCACGAGCACTCGTACTCGATTCCGGGCGACTCGAAGCCGACTTTTCGACGACATCGCTTTCGAGTGAGGAGTTCGAAGAACGGTACCGAGAGACAATTGGACTGCCATCGGAGGAGACGACAGTCGAACACGAATGA
- a CDS encoding heme exporter protein CcmB, whose protein sequence is MSDFLSAIYHVVRKDLIIEIRTKQVTTTATVFSLLVVITFAFSFVQTFANPRIVGRSALWIAFVFAGTLGVTKTVGIEARNAALDGLLLAPVDRSAIYVGKVLSTAFFVIIVDVVTLAAAVVFLGYAPTPTTLVSLVGVLVVAAFGFAAVAVVVSTLTHRSTLDELVLPVLLVPLVVPVLLAGVEITDALSSGRPTTTWLQLLCSYTGILFLAGIAVFDYVVEE, encoded by the coding sequence ATGAGCGATTTTCTCTCTGCCATCTATCACGTCGTCAGGAAAGACCTGATAATCGAGATACGGACGAAACAAGTGACGACGACGGCCACAGTGTTCTCGTTGTTAGTCGTCATCACGTTCGCCTTTAGTTTCGTCCAGACGTTCGCCAACCCACGAATCGTGGGACGAAGCGCGCTCTGGATCGCGTTCGTGTTCGCCGGTACGCTCGGAGTCACGAAGACGGTCGGTATCGAAGCACGGAACGCCGCACTCGACGGTCTATTGCTTGCACCCGTCGACAGGTCGGCCATCTACGTCGGGAAAGTTCTTAGCACGGCGTTCTTCGTCATCATCGTAGACGTAGTGACACTCGCTGCTGCGGTAGTCTTCCTCGGGTACGCACCCACTCCGACCACACTAGTTTCGCTTGTTGGCGTGCTCGTCGTCGCAGCGTTCGGATTCGCTGCCGTCGCAGTCGTCGTTTCGACGCTCACTCATCGGTCGACGCTGGACGAACTCGTTCTCCCGGTACTTCTCGTGCCGCTCGTGGTGCCAGTGCTTCTTGCTGGCGTCGAGATAACAGATGCACTATCGTCGGGCCGTCCGACGACGACGTGGTTACAACTACTGTGTTCGTACACGGGAATTCTCTTTCTCGCCGGAATAGCTGTCTTCGACTACGTCGTCGAAGAGTGA
- a CDS encoding carboxypeptidase regulatory-like domain-containing protein produces MLRKTTLVLGLVLASIAFATVVGATTTVNGTVTVENGTADGANVTVTPMTQGFKKMDDPVRTTVDGKQFSADVPDAPLYLVEVVHDGAVHSEVLRNETAVSMRLNRSLSGTVVNETGEPRTNATVQLVSGTGYSVDRTKVGQSGTFEFGPLQSNQSYRIQVVADGVPYLRTINTSETSTVTIETPPPTDDKSVLNVSGGNPANHVLQVLAPQNASQSPTVVETLTLRNTGDRPYVGTVTVVTPNGSKPYSAMFQGRQTSYRQTSRGVEINVTVPANSSARIGVAYDINGRTFKKTFGHNSTTVAVVLRGYEPKKVNHSANLEVGDSPIPLLTNTEPITNGDTVRLELTAPNTSGSGTNDAEQASAESNSMPTFPAIPLLGGLVAIVGGGFVAYRVL; encoded by the coding sequence ATGCTACGAAAAACAACACTCGTACTCGGACTCGTCCTCGCCAGTATCGCCTTCGCCACCGTCGTCGGTGCGACGACGACCGTCAACGGTACAGTTACGGTCGAAAACGGAACTGCTGACGGCGCGAACGTCACCGTGACGCCGATGACGCAAGGGTTCAAGAAGATGGACGACCCGGTCCGGACGACTGTCGATGGCAAGCAGTTCTCTGCGGACGTGCCAGACGCACCGTTGTACCTCGTCGAGGTCGTCCACGACGGTGCAGTCCACTCGGAAGTTCTCCGTAACGAGACCGCCGTATCGATGCGACTCAATCGGTCGCTCTCGGGGACCGTCGTGAACGAGACGGGCGAACCTCGAACGAACGCCACCGTCCAACTCGTTAGTGGGACGGGCTACTCGGTGGACCGGACGAAGGTCGGCCAGAGCGGGACGTTCGAGTTCGGACCGCTCCAGTCGAATCAGTCGTATCGGATTCAGGTCGTTGCAGACGGCGTGCCCTACCTGCGTACCATCAACACCTCCGAGACTTCGACTGTCACTATCGAGACGCCGCCACCAACCGACGACAAGTCGGTGTTGAACGTTTCCGGTGGGAACCCAGCGAACCACGTCCTGCAGGTGCTTGCACCGCAGAATGCGTCACAGTCGCCGACCGTAGTCGAGACGCTCACGCTCCGAAACACGGGTGACCGTCCGTACGTCGGGACAGTTACCGTCGTCACGCCCAATGGGTCGAAACCTTACTCGGCGATGTTCCAAGGGCGACAGACGAGTTATCGTCAAACCAGTCGTGGCGTCGAAATCAACGTCACGGTCCCGGCCAACAGTTCGGCCCGCATCGGGGTCGCCTACGATATCAACGGACGGACGTTCAAGAAGACGTTCGGTCACAACTCCACCACGGTCGCGGTCGTTCTCAGAGGATACGAACCAAAGAAGGTGAACCACTCTGCGAACTTGGAAGTCGGCGACTCACCGATTCCCCTTCTGACGAACACGGAACCGATAACGAACGGCGACACAGTTCGACTCGAACTCACTGCCCCGAACACGTCGGGGTCTGGAACCAACGATGCTGAACAGGCGTCTGCGGAGAGTAACTCGATGCCGACGTTCCCTGCCATCCCGCTGTTAGGTGGGTTAGTCGCTATCGTCGGTGGTGGGTTCGTCGCGTATCGAGTCTTGTAG